The following coding sequences lie in one Zingiber officinale cultivar Zhangliang chromosome 2B, Zo_v1.1, whole genome shotgun sequence genomic window:
- the LOC122049141 gene encoding arabinogalactan protein 22-like — translation MASLSSAAVAFAVVLVSAVAPAVLAQSPASAPTPAATSDGTSIDQGIAYVLMAVALVLTYLIHSSSSTAWN, via the exons ATGGCTTCGCTTTCTTCGGCGGCGGTGGCCTTCGCCGTGGTTTTAGTCTCCGCCGTCGCCCCCGCCGTCCTCGCCCAGTCTCCGGCATCTGCGCCGACGCCGGCCGCAACCAGCGACG ggaCGTCGATCGATCAAGGAATCGCGTACGTGTTGATGGCGGTGGCGTTGGTGCTCACCTACCTCATTCATTCATCGTCGTCCACCGCGTGGAATTAG